A window from Pseudomonas campi encodes these proteins:
- a CDS encoding pectin acetylesterase-family hydrolase, translating to MKPSLLACCSFALWFALVTPAHAELGDYSFWKTLLNLTLPPAADNKVTAEQSVGPYPLLNNPGGFNAGFKPNLYYAWQTVQMAPQTGAVCGNGSPYKFFVNRVPNTSNTIIYLEGGGACWDYASCTGQTGIRGARNPDGIPDDYMSLLNPGASLVSPLVVRLHPWTRTKPQNWNMIYVPYCTGDIYSGDKVAVYEDPQNQKPPLVWHHNGLRNTRAVVAWLKNNLQRPAQLLTTGCSAGGAGSLTNYVGIRQDMAPTRGFLLNDSGPVFSAPLGSDSAQYPSRLLQDHIRVAWGLNDGPVPYLQSRLPGLNASDLGSLYPALASNLPGDRMGHTHFWKDLNYSSYSYERFYPDIINAPDAATKEALIHAKWDVDTGRLRDQLANLDNFGGYFPQFRAVNESHCTSIIEFANSDIQEQNLELDHFVNNLLDGSGAVLSASESSDAADRAKPFNLLYYILDQLL from the coding sequence ATGAAGCCATCCTTGCTGGCCTGTTGCAGCTTTGCCCTGTGGTTTGCCCTGGTCACCCCGGCTCACGCCGAGCTGGGCGACTACAGTTTCTGGAAGACCCTGCTCAACCTGACCCTGCCGCCAGCGGCGGACAACAAGGTCACCGCCGAGCAGAGCGTCGGCCCCTACCCGCTGCTGAACAACCCCGGCGGCTTCAATGCCGGCTTCAAACCCAACCTCTACTACGCCTGGCAGACCGTGCAAATGGCGCCGCAAACCGGCGCGGTGTGCGGCAACGGCTCGCCCTACAAGTTCTTCGTTAACCGCGTACCCAATACCAGCAATACCATCATCTATCTGGAGGGTGGCGGCGCCTGCTGGGACTACGCCAGCTGCACCGGGCAGACCGGTATCCGCGGGGCGCGCAATCCCGACGGCATCCCCGACGACTACATGAGCCTGCTCAACCCCGGCGCCAGCCTGGTCAGCCCGCTGGTCGTGCGCCTGCACCCCTGGACGCGGACCAAGCCGCAGAACTGGAACATGATCTACGTGCCCTACTGCACCGGCGACATCTACTCCGGTGACAAGGTGGCGGTGTACGAAGACCCACAGAACCAGAAGCCGCCGCTGGTCTGGCATCACAACGGCCTGCGTAACACCCGTGCGGTGGTGGCCTGGCTGAAGAACAACCTGCAGCGTCCCGCGCAGTTGCTCACCACCGGCTGCAGCGCGGGTGGCGCTGGCAGCCTGACCAACTACGTGGGCATTCGCCAGGACATGGCGCCGACCCGCGGTTTCCTGCTCAACGACTCCGGTCCGGTATTCAGCGCCCCGTTGGGTAGCGACAGCGCGCAGTACCCCTCGCGCCTGCTGCAGGATCATATTCGCGTGGCCTGGGGTTTGAACGACGGCCCTGTGCCCTATCTGCAGAGCCGCCTGCCGGGGCTCAATGCCAGCGACCTGGGCAGCCTGTATCCGGCGTTGGCGAGCAACCTGCCGGGCGACCGCATGGGCCACACCCACTTCTGGAAGGACCTCAACTACTCGTCCTATTCCTATGAGCGCTTCTACCCGGACATCATCAATGCGCCGGACGCTGCCACCAAGGAAGCGCTGATCCATGCCAAGTGGGATGTGGACACCGGCCGCCTGCGCGACCAGCTGGCCAACCTGGACAACTTCGGCGGCTACTTCCCGCAGTTCCGCGCGGTCAACGAGAGCCACTGCACCAGCATCATCGAGTTCGCCAACTCGGACATTCAGGAGCAGAACCTGGAGCTCGACCACTTCGTCAACAACCTGCTCGATGGCAGCGGCGCGGTGCTCTCGGCCTCGGAGAGCAGCGACGCCGCCGACCGGGCCAAGCCGTTTAATCTGCTGTACTACATCCTCGACCAGCTGCTCTGA
- a CDS encoding SMI1/KNR4 family protein yields the protein MEEVIEQLRELNEPVPVPLELPEEEVLVEIQEQILIHLPFELREYLLKVSDVVYGRLEPVTASDPQSHTYLPEVASVAWDLGLPRDLVPLCQDGRDYYAVDVEGTVWLWDGDEGELTDESWDSVWHWVRDVWLES from the coding sequence GTGGAAGAAGTCATCGAACAGCTGCGTGAACTCAACGAGCCGGTTCCGGTCCCGCTGGAGCTGCCGGAAGAGGAAGTCCTGGTGGAAATCCAGGAACAGATTCTGATCCACCTGCCCTTCGAGCTGCGCGAATACCTGCTCAAGGTCAGCGACGTGGTCTACGGCCGCCTGGAGCCGGTGACCGCCTCCGACCCGCAGTCGCACACCTACCTGCCCGAAGTCGCCTCGGTGGCCTGGGACCTCGGCCTGCCGCGTGACTTGGTGCCGCTGTGCCAGGACGGCCGCGACTACTACGCGGTGGACGTGGAAGGCACCGTCTGGCTGTGGGACGGCGACGAAGGCGAACTGACCGACGAAAGCTGGGACTCGGTGTGGCACTGGGTGCGCGACGTCTGGCTGGAAAGCTGA